The genomic interval TCCAATTACAGCAAAATAATCTGCAGTTTCAGTAATGTCAATTGCTTCTTCTAATGCAGGAACTTCTTCGCCAAACCAAACAATATGAGGTCTTAATTGGTGTCCGTTTTCATCAAAATCTCCAGTAAATAAATCTTCTGTCCAATCTAAAATTAGATTTTTATCTCGAACGCTTCTCACTTTTAATAATTCTCCATGTAAATGCAAAACTTTTGTACTTCCTGCACGCTCGTGCAAATCATCCACGTTTTGAGTAATAATATGGACATCAAAATCTTTTTCAAGTTCAGCTAAAATAATATGCCCCAAATTTGGATTAACTTCTTTTAGTTGTTGACGTCTTTTGTTGTAAAAGTCTAAAACCAATTCTTGATTTTTATGCCAGCCTTCAGGTGTGGCAACTTCCATAACATCATGACCTTCCCATAAACCATCGCTGTCGCGAAAAGTTTTGATGCCGCTTTCTGCACTAATTCCTGCTCCTGTTAAGACTACAAGTTTCTTTTTCATTTTTATATGAAGATTTTTTTGATTCTCATTCAAAGATAAGGAAATGAGAAATCTTTCAAATGAAATAGTTATTTTCGCAAACTAAATTTCCTTAATGTAGGCTGATGAACTTATAGTTAGAAATAAAAATATTAAAAATGATTGATTTAGATTACCTCGCATTCTTAGAAAACATATTAACTGATAATAGAAAAGCTAATTTTTTAAAAGTATTAGAAAACAGAACTAAACATTTTACAGTTGCTGTTGAAGATGTTTATCAAATGCATAATACAAGCGCTGTAATGAGAAGCTGTGAAGTTTTTGGAATTCAGGAATTGAATGTAATCGAACAGCGTTTTGGAAAACGTATCGATAAAGAAATTGCTCTTGGCGCTCAAAAATGGGTTGATATTAATAGATTTGATTCGGTTTCAGGTTGTCTTTCTGATTTAAAAGGAAAAGGTTATCAAATTATTGCTACGACACCGCATGAAAAAGATTGCATGTTAGAAGATTTCGATATTACAAAACCCAGCGCTTTATTCTTCGGTACAGAAAAAGAAGGTTTGTCAAAAGAAATTATGGACAATGCAGATGGTTTTTTAAAAATACCGATGGTTGGTTTTACAGAAAGTTTAAATATTTCTGTTTCCGCAGCAATCATAATTCAGAGTTTGACAAACAGGTTAAGAAGATCTGATATTAATTGGAAATTATCTGAAGAAGAAATTTTAGTAAAACGTTTGTTGTGGGCAAAGAATTCTATAAAAGATATTAAAAGAATAGAAGAAAGATATTATCAGGATAATCCGAGATAATTTTTGCCACGAATTTCACAAATTCATGCTGATTTTTTTTCAGAAAAATAAAAAAGCAATTCGTGAAAATTGCTGTAATTAGTGGCAAAAAAACAAAAAAATCCCCGACTACATTTGTAATCGGGGATTTTATATTTTAGATTAAATCTATTTATTCATTAACCAAAACCCAAGTTCCAGCAGCTAATAAACTTTCTGCTTTTTTGAATTTCATAGTTTCGGTTTTACCAGTAGCAACTTCCTGAACTGTAACAGTATCGTTTCTGTTGATTTTTGGCATATCTCTAACGATAGTTTCTGTAACCTGACGTTGTTGAGTTTCTCCAGCTTCACGGTTCAAACTTTCGCTGTTTGGAATTTCGTCTTTACTTAATTGTAAATTTTCTTTTGGACGAGCGATTTCTCTTGCTTCGTGAATTTCAGGAGTTTCTTGAGCAGGTAAATCACCTTTAAATAAGAATGAAATTACTTCTTTGTTCACATTGTCCAACATTCCTCTAAACAAGTTGAAAGCTTCTAATTTGTAGATAAGCAATGGATCTTTTTGTTCGTGAACAGCCAATTGAACAGATTGTTTCAATTCGTCCATTTTACGTAAGTGTTTTTTCCAAGCTTCATCAACAATAGAAAGCGTGATATTTTTCTCGAAATCAGCGATTAATTGAGCGCCTTCGCTTTCGTAAGCTTTTTTCAAGTCAGTTACCACATTCAAAGTTTTAATTCCGTCTGTAAATGGAACTACAATTCTTTCAAAGTGATTATTTGGCTCTTCATAAACTCCTTTTACAATTGGGAAGGCTTCTCTTGCGCTTCTTTCTGTTTTTTCAGTGTAGAAAGCCAATGCTTCTTTGTATACTTTTCCTGTAACTTCAATGTCAGATAATTTAGCAAAATCAGCTTCTGAAATTGGAGAAGTGATTCCGAAATAACGAATTAAATCAAATTCATATCCTTTGAAATCATTTGTTACTTTATTGTTGCTTACAATTAATTCGCAAGTATCGTAAAGCATATTCGCGATATCCAGTTTTAAACGCTCGCCAAACAATGCGTGACGACGACGTTTGTAAACTACTTCACGTTGAGAGTTCATTACGTCATCATATTCTAATAAACGTTTACGAACACCAAAGTTGTTTTCTTCTACTTTTTTCTGAGCACGTTCAATAGATTTAGTCATCATAGAATGCTGAATAACTTCGCCTTCTTTCAATCCCATTCTGTCCATTACTTTCGCAACTCTTTCAGAACCGAATAAACGCATTAAGTTATCTTCAAGAGAAACGTAGAATTGAGAACTTCCTGGATCTCCTTGACGACCAGAACGACCACGTAACTGTCTGTCTACACGACGAGAATCATGACGTTCTGTACCAACGATTGCTAAACCTCCCGCAGCTTTTACTTCTGGAGATAATTTAATATCGGTACCACGACCTGCCATGTTTGTTGCAATAGTTACAACTCCAGCTTTACCAGCTTCTTCAACGATTTGTGCCTCTTGCTTGTGCATTTTAGCATTCAATACGTTGTGTGTGATTCCTCTCATTTTAAGCATACGGCTTAATAATTCTGAAATCTCTACAGAAGTTGTTCCAATCAATACTGGTCTTCCAGCTTGTGATAATTCAGTAACGTCTTCAATTACAGCGTTGAATTTCTCACGTGTTGTTTTGTAGATATAATCTTCTTTATCAATTCTTGCGATTCCACGGTTAGTTGGAATTTCAACAACGTCTAATTTGTAAATCTGCCATAACTCGCCTGCTTCTGTAACAGCTGTACCTGTCATACCTGCTAATTTGCTGTACATTCTGAAATAATTCTGTAATGTAACTGTTGCAAATGTTTGTGTTGCAGCTTCGATTTTTACATTTTCTTTTGCTTCAATCGCTTGGTGAAGACCGTCAGAATAACGACGACCATCCATGATACGACCTGTTTGTTCATCGACAATCATAATTTTGTTGTCCATGATTACGTATTCCACATCTTTTTCAAATAAAGCATAAGCTTTTAAAAGCTGAGTTAAAGTATGGATACGCTCGCTTTTTACTCCAAAATCTTGGAATAATCTTTCTTTAGCTTCTGCTTCAGAATCTTTGTCAAGTTTTTGTTTTTCAATCGCAGCGATTTCTGTTCCGATATCTGGTAAAACGAAGAAATCGGCATCTGTATCTCCAGAAAGGTATTTAATACCATTATCTGTCAATTCAACTTGATTGTTTTTTTCTTCAATCACAAAATATAAAGCTTCATCCACTTTATGCATTTCGCGATTGTTATCTTGCATGTATTGATTTTCAGTTTTTTGAAGCAATTGTTTAATTCCTTCTTCACTTAAAAATTTAATTAATGCTTTATTTTTAGGTAAAGATCTGTAAGCTCTTAATAATAAGAATCCACCTTCTTTAGTATTTCCTTCTTTGATTAATTTTTTAGCTTCAGCTAAGAAACCATTTGCTAACTGACGTTGTTGTGCAACTAAGTTTTCGATTTTTGGTTTCAATTCATTGAATTCATGACGATCTCCTTGAGGAACTGGTCCAGAAATGATAAGCGGTGTTCTAGCATCATCAATTAATACAGAATCGACCTCGTCGACAATAGCAAAATTGTGTTTTCTTTGAACTAAATCGCTAGGAGAGTGCGCCATATTATCTCTTAAATAATCGAAACCAAACTCATTGTTAGTTCCGTAAGTGATATCGGCATCGTATGCTTTCTTTCTTTGTTCTGTACTTGGCTGGTGATTATCGATACAATCAACAGATAAACCGTGGAATTCGAATAAAGGAGCTTTCCATGTACTATCACGTTTTGCTAAGTAGTCATTCACAGTTACTAAGTGAACTCCGTTTCCAGTCAAAGCATTTAAGTAAAGAGGAAGAGTAGCA from Flavobacterium sp. YJ01 carries:
- a CDS encoding NAD-dependent deacylase produces the protein MKKKLVVLTGAGISAESGIKTFRDSDGLWEGHDVMEVATPEGWHKNQELVLDFYNKRRQQLKEVNPNLGHIILAELEKDFDVHIITQNVDDLHERAGSTKVLHLHGELLKVRSVRDKNLILDWTEDLFTGDFDENGHQLRPHIVWFGEEVPALEEAIDITETADYFAVIGTSLQVYPAAGLIAYAPSTTPVFYIDPKPIAIPNIRNKVETIAKFASEGVADLREKLKSI
- a CDS encoding RNA methyltransferase, which encodes MIDLDYLAFLENILTDNRKANFLKVLENRTKHFTVAVEDVYQMHNTSAVMRSCEVFGIQELNVIEQRFGKRIDKEIALGAQKWVDINRFDSVSGCLSDLKGKGYQIIATTPHEKDCMLEDFDITKPSALFFGTEKEGLSKEIMDNADGFLKIPMVGFTESLNISVSAAIIIQSLTNRLRRSDINWKLSEEEILVKRLLWAKNSIKDIKRIEERYYQDNPR
- the secA gene encoding preprotein translocase subunit SecA, coding for MSFINSIIKVFVGDKSQKDVKALQPYLNKIKTFEAPLMSLTNDELRGRTVYFKDRIKEARADKDAKIAALKAEVENIEDIDKREDLYDAIDALEKEAYEISEKTLLEILPEAFSVVKETARRFKENSHVEVTATAKDREFSATKPYITIDGEKSIWANKWNAAGKDITWDMIHYDVQLIGGMVLHEGKVAEMQTGEGKTLVATLPLYLNALTGNGVHLVTVNDYLAKRDSTWKAPLFEFHGLSVDCIDNHQPSTEQRKKAYDADITYGTNNEFGFDYLRDNMAHSPSDLVQRKHNFAIVDEVDSVLIDDARTPLIISGPVPQGDRHEFNELKPKIENLVAQQRQLANGFLAEAKKLIKEGNTKEGGFLLLRAYRSLPKNKALIKFLSEEGIKQLLQKTENQYMQDNNREMHKVDEALYFVIEEKNNQVELTDNGIKYLSGDTDADFFVLPDIGTEIAAIEKQKLDKDSEAEAKERLFQDFGVKSERIHTLTQLLKAYALFEKDVEYVIMDNKIMIVDEQTGRIMDGRRYSDGLHQAIEAKENVKIEAATQTFATVTLQNYFRMYSKLAGMTGTAVTEAGELWQIYKLDVVEIPTNRGIARIDKEDYIYKTTREKFNAVIEDVTELSQAGRPVLIGTTSVEISELLSRMLKMRGITHNVLNAKMHKQEAQIVEEAGKAGVVTIATNMAGRGTDIKLSPEVKAAGGLAIVGTERHDSRRVDRQLRGRSGRQGDPGSSQFYVSLEDNLMRLFGSERVAKVMDRMGLKEGEVIQHSMMTKSIERAQKKVEENNFGVRKRLLEYDDVMNSQREVVYKRRRHALFGERLKLDIANMLYDTCELIVSNNKVTNDFKGYEFDLIRYFGITSPISEADFAKLSDIEVTGKVYKEALAFYTEKTERSAREAFPIVKGVYEEPNNHFERIVVPFTDGIKTLNVVTDLKKAYESEGAQLIADFEKNITLSIVDEAWKKHLRKMDELKQSVQLAVHEQKDPLLIYKLEAFNLFRGMLDNVNKEVISFLFKGDLPAQETPEIHEAREIARPKENLQLSKDEIPNSESLNREAGETQQRQVTETIVRDMPKINRNDTVTVQEVATGKTETMKFKKAESLLAAGTWVLVNE